The window GCCTTGATAGAAGTTGTTTAGAAGTAGGAAATGGAGATAGACAATATTTATTTGATCTTAATGGTAAATTAGATCAAGTTCTTGGTGTGACTCCGCCTATATATAATCAAACTGTATTTGGAGATACTGATTTATATCTAAGATGGTCATGTTCCTTTCCTTACTTTTTTAAATTTAGAGATGTAGGGCTTGCTTTTAAATTAGGAACCATAATTCCAAGTTCACCTATAACTCCTTATAATAATCCAGCAGCAGTTCCAGTTGGAGGTCAAAAACATTGGGGTGTGTATTTAGATTTAGAAAATAGATATGAAATTAAAGAAGATTGGTTTGTAGGACTTATGTTTAGAGCAATTAAGAGGTTGCCAAGAACCTCTCAAGGACACTTTCCAGTACTTTTTGAGCCATATAATTATGGAGCTTTAATTGGTGAAAATGATATTAATCCAGGTTGGACTTTTGTATTTAATCCTTCGGTTAGACTTGACGGTTTAAGAGATGGTTTTGGATTAACAGCTTTATATACTTTAGTTTCTCATTTACAAAATATTGTAAATATTTCAGCAGTACAAGGTACTCAATGTAATACAGTAAATACTCAAGACATTGCATTAAATCTAGAAAATCAAAGTTTTAGATCTTCTTGGGGTATGGAATATGTAACTTTAGGAGCATATTATGATTTCTCTAAAACCAGAGACTATGGTAAGTTATTGCCTATGATCTCTTTTTACTGGGATGTTCCTGTAGATTGGCTTGTTAGTAAACGATCAGCACGTACTAATGCTATGTCGTTTACGGTTGATTTTTAGTAAGTTTATTATTGTCTGGTTGGTAATTGTGAGTGTATTGATGGGTATTTTAAGATAAAATAATAAAAATTTAATAACTAAAACTTTATATGAAAAAATTGCAAAATATACATGGTAGAGAGCATGGTATAGACCTTAAAAAGGTCTATGGACAACATTTTTTACGAGAACAAGATGTAGTCGATAATATGTTAAATGCTGTTACTTTAGACGAAAATAGTTCTGTTTTTGAAATTGGATGCGGTGATGGTTTCTTAACCAAATCGATTTTGGAAAAATCTATTGCAAGATTATGGATCTTTGAAATCGACAAATCTTGGGCAGATTATGTCTTAGAAAAGTATAAAGATAGCCGTATGACTATGATTAATTCTGATATATTAGATATAAAATTTGATATATTTAATGAATATAAACCCTGGACTCTTCTTGCTAATCTGCCTTACCAAATTACATTTCCTTTAATTTATAAATTAATAGAATACAATAAGATTTTAGGTAATCTATTAAAAGAAGGAGTTGTAATGGTACAAGAAGAAGTCGCACAGAAGATTGTACAAGAAGGTGGCCGAGGATATGGTTTTAATTCCCTTTACTTGCAACATTTTTTTGACTGGAAATTACTTGATAAAATAGCACCAACAGCCTTCTATCCACCTCCTAGAATCTATTCACGACTTTTATATTTTAAACCTAAAAAGAATATAGAAAATATACCTGATGAAAAAGGATTTTGGATATTTATTCAGCGCTCTTTTTCTCAACCTAGACGTAATTTGAAGAATAATTTAAAACCTTTTCATTATAATTTAGAGAATGTTTCTGAAGAAACGCTAAATCTACGTGGCCAGCAGATGAACAAAGAAGAACTTGTGTCTTTATGGAATCTAATAAGAATTTAAAATCTATTATAAAAATTAAAAGAAAAACATAAATATAAATTTATGTTTTTCTTTTTCTCAAAGAACTTATAATATTATCTAAAAATTATATTTATTATTCTTCATTATAAAAGTTTCTATTGTGTCTGGATCTAGGATTGTCAGATCTTCTGTTGTCTCTATTTCCTCTATTTTGTCTTCTATCATTTTCTTCAGATCTACGTTGATGAGACCTGGGATTATGGCCTTCGCTTTCCCCTCCATTATATCCATAATGCTCTGACAAGATTATGTTTGAAGATAATAATAATGTACTCATGGTTAATATAATTCTTAATGATTTCATATTTCCTCCTTTTTATTATCGTTTTTTTATTTAAATTATTAAAATTTATTAATTTTCTAATATTTAGTTTCTACTATTATTTTGAAATTGATTACTGTTGTAAACTAAGAAATAATATTTTATATATTTAGGGTATAGGGATTGAGAGTATAACTTGTTATGTTTTATTATTGTTTACTGTAAGAAGTATATTTTACCGATTAGGTTATTAATTTATAAGAGATATCAATTGAAAAAAAGACACTTAAATTTACTAGACTTAAAGTAACCATATAATAAGTTTAAACTTATTATATGGTTACTTTAATATAATTTATGATTAATTATTCTAATGTACCCATTGCATGTACGCTACATACAGTGTAAACTTCTCTTCTTCCAGCACCCATTAAACGAGAACCTTCTTCTTCGTTTAAGTTTCTTAAACCAATGAATTTATCTTCACCTAACCATGGAGGAGTTCCAGTAGAAGAGCCTGTTTCTTTACAGATATCTTTAACTACTTTACCGGATTTACATACTACTACATGTCCAGATGTTGCAGATTCAGCATCTTCGCTAACTACAGCACAAATATCATTTTCTTCAATGCCAGCTTTGTTATTTCTGGTATCTATCACATATCCTTCAAGTTTTTCTACATTTGAAGCATTTTTACTACCCAATAGACCTTCTTGACGAACTACAGTAGCTTTATTACCCTCTACACTTTCAAGAGTATATTTAAAGTTTTTCTCTGTCTCACCTTGTATGATGTAAGCTCCTATTTGAGTTGATATTGCAATTAACGCTAAGCTTAATAAGTATTTAAGTGTTTTCATTATTTATCTCCTTTTATATTATTATTTTATTTAGTCAATTTTAAAATATGATACTCTCTTTACCGCTTCCGGAATATAAAAATCTGAATTTGGTTTTATCAACCTTTGCCCAATATA of the Candidatus Babela massiliensis genome contains:
- the rsmA gene encoding 16S rRNA (adenine(1518)-N(6)/adenine(1519)-N(6))-dimethyltransferase RsmA, with amino-acid sequence MKKLQNIHGREHGIDLKKVYGQHFLREQDVVDNMLNAVTLDENSSVFEIGCGDGFLTKSILEKSIARLWIFEIDKSWADYVLEKYKDSRMTMINSDILDIKFDIFNEYKPWTLLANLPYQITFPLIYKLIEYNKILGNLLKEGVVMVQEEVAQKIVQEGGRGYGFNSLYLQHFFDWKLLDKIAPTAFYPPPRIYSRLLYFKPKKNIENIPDEKGFWIFIQRSFSQPRRNLKNNLKPFHYNLENVSEETLNLRGQQMNKEELVSLWNLIRI